One Engraulis encrasicolus isolate BLACKSEA-1 chromosome 5, IST_EnEncr_1.0, whole genome shotgun sequence DNA segment encodes these proteins:
- the LOC134449250 gene encoding probable ribonuclease ZC3H12B produces MDHGTELRPRGIAIVSPLYEPQESLLGGSHVQPPKTPTQLPLANSKDLMSELQLQMDFFRKLGYSPRQIHTAMDRLGMGTDTNTVLAELVRTETGTGDSHSPTPERDREKARDRERVRSAGSSSGSAGSATASAAGIGSVFGSGCGDGSMPGSVRGKSPVKNPQNQQQQQQQQQHRPVSEEEEDSDESEDELKPIVIDGSNVAMSHGNKEVFSCRGIELAVNYFLKRGHKKITVFVPSWRKEPPRPDVPITDQLILSKLEKRKIVVFTPSRRVAGKRVVCYDDRFIVRLAHELDGVIVSNDTYRDLQSENPEWKKFIEGRLLMYSFVNDKFMPPDDPLGRHGPNLDNLLRKKPLQPEHKRQSCPYGKKCTYGVKCKFHHPERASQSQRALADELRDNAKLSSTSSASAQKGRGGKGACQAPVVGPALSSSSSPAFGCDSPSLEQQLQSSLTLEASGQSQVGETAEERWDLSAAAAGAMTGAGYSRPSSSSSCGSPGLQSSGQEWLSLLSPFSTDPASMFISKDSGLGSYEYHQSQQQHHHHQKNPQHQQQQKEHDHHHHHHNRHAQHQHQHQQQQQQQQHYQQRHQQQQQQQEQEHPKDRGHGQGRRSGFPSLVEATHPCLGCCVHHTTPPPPSPQPPHPALHAPPPAAGTGHPRAAPPHPVQSYCLPGCNPTCPSMPCGYNGPQYPPQPPHPSQMHHTSLPSYFPLGPGGSRPKYQSEPPPWMPGGSFTPCSLPESIHPASMPLPGHGHGHGHGHGHGLGYYYPEQQIWAPPVPPGYPCPQTTGRMDPEMEDVRKKLHAIFNPYQVDKVMSMYPHVRDAQKLAAEIVTLKSRGEIL; encoded by the exons ATGGACCACGGCACGGAGCTGCGTCCGAGAGGCATAGCGATCGTGTCACCACTGTACGAGCCCCAGGAGTCACTCCTTGGCGGGAGCCACGTCCAGCCACCCAAAACTCCCACTCAG CTGCCCCTGGCCAACAGCAAGGACCTCATGTCAGAGCTGCAGCTGCAGATGGATTTCTTCCGTAAGCTGGGCTACTCCCCCAGGCAGATCCACACTGCCATGGACAGGCTGGGCATGGGCACCGACACCAACACCGTGCTGGCCGAGCTGGTCAGAACCGAAACGGGCACCGGAGACTCCCACAGCCCCACCCCAGAGAGGGACCGGGAGAAGGCCAGGGACCGGGAGAGAGTCAGGTCAGCTGGGTCAAGTTCTGGCTCTGCTGGGTCGGCTACCGCATCCGCCGCTGGGATTGGGTCCGTCTTCGGGTCTGGGTGTGGAGATGGGTCGATGCCGGGGTCTGTGCGTGGAAAAAGTCCAGTGAAGAACCCTcagaaccagcagcagcagcagcaacagcaacaacatcgTCCagtgagtgaagaggaggaggacagtgatGAGTCGGAGGATGAACTGAAGCCTATCGTTATTGATGGGAGCAATGTGGCCATGAg TCATGGGAACAAGGAAGTGTTTTCGTGCCGGGGAATCGAGTTGGCAGTGAACTACTTCCTGAAGCGGGGCCATAAAAAGATCACCGTCTTCGTGCCCTCTTGGAGGAAAGAGCCACCCAGGCCCGACGTGCctatcacag ACCAGCTCATCCTGAGCAAGCTGGAGAAGCGGAAGATCGTGGTGTTCACGCCGTCGCGGCGCGTGGCCGGCAAGCGCGTGGTATGCTACGACGACCGCTTCATCGTCAGGCTGGCCCACGAGCTGGACGGCGTCATCGTCTCCAACGACACGTATCGCGACCTGCAGAGCGAGAATCCAGAGTGGAAGAAGTTCATCGAGGGACGCCTCCTGATGTACTCCTTCGTCAACGACAA GTTTATGCCACCTGACGACCCCCTCGGCCGGCATGGACCCAACCTGGACAACTTGCTGAGGAAGAAGCCTCTGCAGCCAGAGCACAAACGCCAGTCCTGCCCCTACG GAAAGAAATGCACTTACGGTGTGAAGTGCAAGTTTCACCATCCAGAGCGGGCCAGCCAGTCGCAGAGAGCACTGGCAGATGAGCTGAGGGACAACGCCAAGCTCTCCTCaacctcctctgcctctgcccagaAAGGCCGGGGGGGCAAGGGGGCATGCCAGGCGCCAGTGGTGGGGCCCGCGCTATCCAGCAGCTCCAGCCCTGCATTTGGTTGTGACTCTCCTTCTCTGGAGCAGCAACTTCAATCCAGTCTTACGCTGGAAGCCAGTGGACAGAGCCAG GTGGGCGAGACTGCAGAGGAGCGATGGGATTtgtcggcagcagcagcaggggctatGACAGGGGCAGGCTACAGCCGTCCCTCCTCGTCTAGCAGCTGTGGCTCACCCGGCCTCCAGTCGAGTGGCCAGGAGTGGCTCAGCCTGCTGTCCCCCTTCAGCACCGACCCGGCGTCCATGTTCATTAGCAAAGACTCGGGCCTAGGCTCCTACGAGTACCACCAgagccagcagcagcatcatcaccatcagaAGAACCctcaacatcagcagcagcagaaggagcatgaccatcatcatcatcatcataatcgtcatgctcagcatcagcaccagcaccagcagcagcagcagcagcagcagcattatcAACAgcgtcaccagcagcagcagcagcagcaggagcaggagcatccCAAGGACAGGGGTCATGGCCAAGGCAGGCGTTCCGGCTTCCCCAGCCTAGTGGAGGCCACACACCCATGCCTGGGCTGCTGTGTCCACcacacaaccccaccaccaccatcaccacagccACCACACCCAGCTCTGCAtgccccaccaccagcagcaggcaCTGGGCATCCAAGGGCAGCACCGCCTCACCCAGTGCAGTCCTACTGCCTGCCTGGATGCAACCCCACCTGCCCCTCTATGCCTTGTGGCTACAATGGCCCTCAGTACCCACCACAGCCTCCTCACCCGTCCCAGATGCACCACACCAGCCTGCCCAGCTACTTCCCCCTGGGCCCAGGTGGGAGCCGTCCGAAATATCAGTCGGAGCCCCCTCCCTGGATGCCCGGAGGATCATTCACCCCCTGCAGTCTACCAGAGTCCATACACCCGGCCAGCATGCCTTTACCAGGACACGGACATggacatgggcatgggcatgggcatgggcttgGTTACTACTACCCAGAACAGCAAATCTGGGCGCCCCCGGTACCCCCAGGCTACCCGTGCCCACAGACCACAGGAAGAATGGACCCGGAGATGGAGGACGTCCGGAAGAAGCTCCACGCCATTTTCAACCCCTACCAGGTGGACAAAGTCATGAGCATGTATCCCCACGTAAGGGACGCCCAAAAACTGGCCGCAGAGATTGTCACACTCAAGTCCAGAGGAGAGATCTTGTAG